A region of the Lachancea thermotolerans CBS 6340 chromosome E complete sequence genome:
CACTTGTGTCCAGAACACGCGATAGAGCCCAAAGCCAGATGGCTAGACACACCGGGGTCTCAACTTGCATTGGCTTCACAGTGCCCGATGCCCACACAAACCTCACaggcgccagcgccgccgctgcccATCCCTGCGAGAGCACAGATTCCACTACGCGTGGAAACATACCACTGGGCAGTGCGTAAACTGGCAACTTACCCTTCCAGAATCTGAGCACTAATAGCGGAGCTGTGAAGAAAACGAGACGCAGCTTCCCAAGGTTCTTCTCGCCCACTTTACGGTTTTCCACCAACTGCTCTTGCGTTTGTTTCACCTGTGTGTCCAATTGCGCAATCTGACGGTTAAGCTTCGTCCACTTTGCATACTCGTCCTGGGCGCTAGTAGACTGCTGCGCCAGGTGTAGCTCACGCCGCTTCTTTATCAGACCctgcagcttcaaagcaaCAGGTTTGCACCAAATCATATCTATAAACTTGTGCTGATACCCAGAACACCATTGTAGCGCTCTGAGCGCCAGGACCAGTACCACGGTCACTAAAATTGTCGAGTTTACCATTGAAATATCACTTTTCGAGGTTGTCGTTAGGTTATGTTTCCGTGTAgctaaaaattttatagGATATCAAGGTTAAAATTTATGAAACTAAGTATAATCACGAACAGTAATACAGGAGAACAACACTTTAAGCGGTTTCAGGAACTCGTTAAAAAGTTTCAATGAGCGAATACATAGGGGATAATTCGAGGACAGGAAGCAGTGAGGAGAGCGGGACTTTTGACGAATGGATCCCATCATTTTGCGCACGATTCGGACATGAATACTTCTGCCAAGTGCCCACGGAGTTTATTGAGGATGACTTCAACATGACAGGACTAGGACAAGAAGTACCACATTATCGCAAAGCTTTGGACTTGATACTTGATCTCGAGGCTATgagcgatgaagaaggtcAG
Encoded here:
- the GET1 gene encoding GET complex subunit GET1 (weakly similar to uniprot|P53192 Saccharomyces cerevisiae YGL020C MDM39 Protein involved in determination of mitochondrial structure), which produces MVNSTILVTVVLVLALRALQWCSGYQHKFIDMIWCKPVALKLQGLIKKRRELHLAQQSTSAQDEYAKWTKLNRQIAQLDTQVKQTQEQLVENRKVGEKNLGKLRLVFFTAPLLVLRFWKGKLPVYALPSGMFPRVVESVLSQGWAAAALAPVRFVWASGTVKPMQVETPVCLAIWLWALSRVLDTSEFVVRSLCM